One Salmo salar chromosome ssa01, Ssal_v3.1, whole genome shotgun sequence DNA window includes the following coding sequences:
- the phs gene encoding Pterin-4-alpha-carbinolamine dehydratase: MASKIQGLSEEERDHLLPLLRNAQWVEVVGRDAIYKEFIFKDFNQAFGFMSRVALQAEKMDHHPEWFNVYNKVQITLSTHDCGGLSQRDITLATFVDQASVL; the protein is encoded by the exons ATG GCCAGTAAAATCCAGGGtttgagtgaggaggagagggaccacTTACTCCCCCTGCTACGGAACGCCCAATGGGTGGAGGTTGTGGGAAGGGACGCCATCTACAAAGAATTCATCTTCAAAGACTTTAACCAG GCCTTTGGCTTCATGTCCAGGGTGGCACTACAAGCTGAGAAGATGGACCATCACCCTGAGTGGTTTAACGTGTACAACAAG GTCCAAATCACACTCAGCACACATGACTGTGGGGGCCTCTCTCAGAGAGACATCACTTTGGCTACCTTCGTTGACCAAGCATCGGTCCTCTAA
- the phs gene encoding pterin-4-alpha-carbinolamine dehydratase isoform X1, giving the protein MSRVALQAEKMDHHPEWFNVYNKVQITLSTHDCGGLSQRDITLATFVDQASVL; this is encoded by the exons ATGTCCAGGGTGGCACTACAAGCTGAGAAGATGGACCATCACCCTGAGTGGTTTAACGTGTACAACAAG GTCCAAATCACACTCAGCACACATGACTGTGGGGGCCTCTCTCAGAGAGACATCACTTTGGCTACCTTCGTTGACCAAGCATCGGTCCTCTAA